From the Manihot esculenta cultivar AM560-2 chromosome 3, M.esculenta_v8, whole genome shotgun sequence genome, one window contains:
- the LOC110611476 gene encoding pyruvate kinase isozyme A, chloroplastic — translation MSQSLHLFTQTNRSPNLTFTKHPFPKSNLPASNCWFPVTSAPKSISVRTSAASDPNSAPSSQVLVSSNGTGGGVVATEYSSLSVADVCSIEVDAVTEAELKENGFRSTRRTKIVCTIGPATCGFEQLEALAVGGMNVARINMCHGTREWHKSVIERVRKLNEEKGFAVAIMMDTEGSEIHMGDLGGASSAKAEDGEIWTFSVRAFDSPRPERTINVNYDGFAEDVKVGDELLVDGGMVRFEVIEKIGPDVKCRCTDPGLLLPRANLTFWRDGSLVRERNAMLPTISSKDWLDIDFGIAEGVDFIAISFVKSAEVINHLKSYIAARTRDTDIALIAKIESIDSLKNLEEIIQASDGAMVARGDLGAQIPLEQVPSAQQKIVQLCRQLNKPVIVASQLLESMIEYPTPTRAEVADVSEAVRQRADALMLSGESAMGQFPEKALAVLRSVSVRIEKWWREEKRHEAMELPAVGSTFSDFISEEICNSAAKMANNLAVDALFVYTKNGHMASLLSRCRPDCPIFAFTTTASVRRRLNLQWGLIPFRLSFSDDMESNLNKTFSLLKARGMIKSGDLVIAVSDMLQSIQVMNVP, via the exons ATGTCACAGTCTCTCCATTTATTCACTCAAACAAATCGCTCCCCAAACCTCACTTTCACTAAGCATCCTTTCCCTAAATCTAATCTTCCTGCTTCCAATTGCTGGTTCCCGGTTACTTCAGCTCCTAAATCTATCTCCGTCAGGACATCTGCTGCATCAGATCCCAACTCTGCGCCGTCGTCTCAAGTATTGGTTTCCAGTAATGGTACAGGCGGCGGCGTGGTGGCGACGGAGTATAGTTCATTATCCGTGGCTGATGTTTGTTCGATTGAGGTGGATGCGGTGACGGAGGCGGAATTGAAGGAGAATGGATTTAGGAGCACGAGGAGGACGAAGATTGTTTGTACGATCGGTCCGGCCACATGCGGCTTTGAGCAGCTGGAGGCGCTGGCGGTCGGAGGCATGAACGTGGCTAGGATTAATATGTGTCATGGAACTCGCGAGTGGCACAAGAGCGTCATTGAGCGAGTTAGGAAACTGAATGAGGAGAAGGGCTTTGCTGTGGCCATTATGATGGATACTGAAGGAAGTGAGATTCACATGGGCGATCTTGGTGGAGCTTCTTCTGCCAAAGCTGAG GATGGTGAAATCTGGACTTTCAGTGTTAGAGCCTTTGACTCACCTCGTCCAGAACGCACAATCAATGTGAACTATGATGGTTTTGCTGAGG ATGTGAAAGTTGGGGACGAACTCCTTGTGGATGGTGGGATGGTACGGTTTGAGGTGATTGAGAAAATTGGTCCAGATGTCAAGTGTCGATGTACTGATCCTGGACTGTTACTGCCACGGGCTAATTTGACTTTCTGGAGGGATGGGAGTCTAGTGCGAGAACGTAATGCCATGCTTCCCACAATATCCTCTAAG GATTGGTTAGACATTGATTTTGGTATTGCAGAAGGTGTTGATTTTATTGCAATATCCTTTGTCAAGTCTGCTGAAGTGATTAATCATCTCAAAAGCTACATTGCTGCACGGACTCGTGATAC TGACATAGCTCTTATTGCAAAGATAGAGAGCATTGACTCATTGAAGAACTTGGAGGAGATCATTCAAGCATCAGATGGAGCTATGGTAGCAAGAGGAGATCTCGGTGCACAGATACCGTTGGAACAAGTCCCATCAGCGCAGCAAAAAATTGTTCAGCTCTGCAGGCAGCTAAATAAGCCAGTCATTGTGGCCTCACAATTACTTGAATCCATGATTGAATACCCTACACCCACCAGAGCAGAAGTAGCTGATGTTTCTGAAGCAGTTAGGCAGCGGGCTGATGCTTTGATGCTCTCTGGTGAGTCAGCCATGGGCCAGTTCCCAGAGAAGGCATTGGCTGTTCTTAGAAGTGTCAGCGTAAGAATTGAGAAGTGGTGGAGAGAAGAGAAACGCCATGAAGCTATGGAACTTCCAGCTGTAGGATCCACATTTTCCGACTTTATCTCTGAAGAGATCTGCAACTCTGCTGCCAAGATGG CTAACAATTTGGCGGTGGATGCTCTTTTTGTCTATACAAAGAATGGTCACATGGCATCTCTCTTGTCTCGATGCCGGCCAGACTGTCCAATCTTTGCTTTCACAACCACAGCGTCTGTAAGGAGACGCCTGAACCTACAGTGGGGCCTGATACCTTTCCGCCTGAGCTTTTCAGATGACATGGAAAGCAACCTTAATAAAACCTTCTCCTTGCTCAAGGCTAGAGGAATGATCAAATCAGGCGACCTTGTTATAGCTGTTTCAGACATGCTACAGTCCATCCAAGTCATGAATGTTccttaa
- the LOC110611896 gene encoding ADP-ribosylation factor-like protein 5 — protein MGAFMSKFWFMLFPAKEYKIVVVGLDNAGKTTTLYKLHLGEVVTTHPTVGSNVEELVYKNIRFEVWDLGGQERLRTSWATYYRGTHAVIAVIDSTDRARISIMKDELFRLLGHEDLQNSVILVFANKQDLKDAMTPAEITDALSLHSIKNHDWHIQSCCALTGEGLYDGLGWIAQRVSGKVPS, from the exons ATGGGTGCGTTTATGTCGAAGTTTTGGTTCATGTTGTTTCCTGCAAAGGAGTACAAGATTGTCGTGGTTGGGTTAGATAATGCAGGGAAGACTACCACGCTTTACAAGTTACACTTGGGAGAGGTTGTCACTACTCACCCAACTGTTGGTAGCAACGTTGAGGAGCTTGTTTATAAGAACATTCGATTTGAg GTTTGGGATCTTGGTGGACAAGAAAGACTCAGGACATCATGGGCAACATATTATCGGGGGACTCATGCTGTCATTGCGGTGATAGACAGTACAGATAGAGCTAGAATCTCCATCATGAAGGATGAACTTTTCAGGTTGCTTGGACATGAGGACCTACAAAATTCTGTTATACTTGTTTTTGCAAATAAACAAGACCTCAAGGATGCCATGACCCCAGCTGAGATCACCGATGCACTCTCTCTTCACAGCATAAAGAATCATGATTGGCACATCCAGTCCTGCTGTGCACTTACTGGTGAAGGTCTCTATGATGGCCTAGGGTGGATTGCCCAGCGAGTTTCTGGC